The following nucleotide sequence is from Saccharomyces kudriavzevii IFO 1802 strain IFO1802 genome assembly, chromosome: 5.
aaaaaaaaggaaataaaaacagTGCGGTAGAACAATAGATGGATTTGCAAAGGATGACAGCCCCACCAGATTTAGTAAGACGCAATTGGAGAAACTTCGAGAAGAGCTTCAATAATGCTAACACCATTAACAAAGCTAAAGTCGAGCGCTAAAGTTGCCGTCGTCGGAGGGGGTGTTTCTGGATTATGTTTTACATACTTCTTGAGTAAATTAAGGCCTGATGTCAAAGTCACATTGTTCGAATCACAGAACAGAACTGGCGGTTGGATATATTCATGCGCTACAAAAGACGAGAGCGGAAGGCCAATTATGGTAGAGAAGGGACCTAGAACATTGAGGGGGGTATCAGACGGGACTGTTCTGATCATAGACACCCTTAGAGACTTGGGTAAGGAAGCCGttgttcaaaagattgATAAAGGCTGTACTGCagacaaaaaatttttgctGGATCCCAGTGATAAACTGGTACAAGTTCCTGATTCGCTAACGACGACTCTAAAATTCCTCCTGAATCCTTTGGGAAAGGGACTTATTCCAGGTATGCTGGGAGAATGGTTCAGGAAAAAATCACCACACCCTGGGCAAGACGAAAGTGTTGAATCCATAATAAACAGAAGGTTTGGAAACAAAGGCATGTCGAACAATATGATTAGTGCGTTACTCAGAGGAATATATGGGGATGATGTTTCTCTGTTAAGTGCTAAGAGGACTTTCAGAAAAATCTATTATAACGAACTTAAGCATGGGTCTAACACACAAGCAATGATTGATAATATGCGAGAAAAGTCTAAGAGTAAGAAAAGTGAGGATTCCCAACGGCCTTTAACTGGTTGCCTTAATGATTATGTAAAGGCGTTTGGGAAGAATGAATCAAATTTATTAGACCTATCAAACAAGTTAAAGAGATATCCCATGTTAGGTTTGGCTGGCGGCTTAGAAAAATTTCCTCAAGTAGTTAGAAAGGCTTTAGACAAATTCGACAACGTTGAAATAGTTACTAATGAGCCGGTGGTACAAATAGTCAAGCACAACGCTAATGTAAAGACCATCGGGTTGAAAGTACAGTCTGGTGACAAGTACGAAGGGTTTGACCATTTAAGGCTTACAATAACCCCTTCCAAAATCGCCAAATTGCTACCgaagaatgaagattcGTTATCC
It contains:
- the HEM14 gene encoding oxygen-dependent protoporphyrinogen oxidase (similar to Saccharomyces cerevisiae HEM14 (YER014W); ancestral locus Anc_7.164) codes for the protein MLTPLTKLKSSAKVAVVGGGVSGLCFTYFLSKLRPDVKVTLFESQNRTGGWIYSCATKDESGRPIMVEKGPRTLRGVSDGTVLIIDTLRDLGKEAVVQKIDKGCTADKKFLLDPSDKLVQVPDSLTTTLKFLLNPLGKGLIPGMLGEWFRKKSPHPGQDESVESIINRRFGNKGMSNNMISALLRGIYGDDVSLLSAKRTFRKIYYNELKHGSNTQAMIDNMREKSKSKKSEDSQRPLTGCLNDYVKAFGKNESNLLDLSNKLKRYPMLGLAGGLEKFPQVVRKALDKFDNVEIVTNEPVVQIVKHNANVKTIGLKVQSGDKYEGFDHLRLTITPSKIAKLLPKNEDSLSKLLDEIQSNTIILVNYYLPNKDVLDAGQHGFGYLVPKSNKNPGKLLGLIFDSVIERNFKPLFGVDSQNPNASKKYTKLTAMIGGDMLNEHGVPVVPSREVTISAVKDALNHHLGISNEDLEAGHWEFTVADRCLPRFHVGYDAWQEKTEKKFQETYGQTVSVGGMGFARSPGVPDVIVDSFNDALQLGK